The following coding sequences lie in one Prochlorococcus marinus XMU1412 genomic window:
- a CDS encoding diacylglycerol/polyprenol kinase family protein: protein MIKFIVILLYLFLIFLISIVFKKYNEDNKEIVRKIIHIGIGPLIPIAQFLKINQNSALIFTGIVSLMVFTNYNYKLFPTIEDVERKSYGTLFYCLSLFILIYLFWDKDPYALISGFFIMTFGDGLAGLIGKSFNSKSWIFFEQKKSLYGTITMFLTSLIVVCSIGYSQQNSLNLNYFTIAFIATLLEQFSILGIDNFIVPISSALFFNFLITS from the coding sequence TTGATAAAATTTATTGTAATTTTATTATATTTATTTTTAATTTTTTTAATTTCAATAGTTTTTAAAAAATATAATGAAGATAACAAAGAAATAGTCAGAAAAATAATACATATTGGAATAGGTCCTTTAATACCAATTGCTCAATTTTTAAAAATTAATCAAAACTCTGCTCTAATTTTTACGGGAATTGTTTCATTAATGGTTTTCACCAATTACAACTATAAATTATTTCCAACAATTGAGGATGTTGAGAGAAAAAGTTATGGGACATTATTTTATTGTCTAAGTTTATTTATTTTGATTTATCTTTTCTGGGATAAAGATCCATATGCACTAATTAGTGGATTTTTCATAATGACTTTTGGTGATGGATTAGCTGGATTAATAGGAAAAAGCTTTAACTCAAAGAGTTGGATTTTTTTTGAACAAAAAAAATCTTTATATGGAACCATAACAATGTTTTTAACAAGTTTGATAGTAGTTTGCTCAATAGGATATTCTCAACAAAATAGTCTAAATTTAAATTATTTTACAATAGCTTTTATTGCGACTTTGCTCGAGCAATTTAGTATTCTAGGAATAGATAATTTCATTGTTCCAATCTCTTCAGCATTATTTTTTAATTTTTTAATAACTAGCTAA
- the cobA gene encoding uroporphyrinogen-III C-methyltransferase, translating into MPGIVYLVGAGPGDPELLTLKALRLIKNCDALVHDALIPDEITKEAGKHTEIFHVGKRAGKCSVPQNETNALILKLAKEGKNVVRLKGGDPFVFSRGGEEVSILEKNGISVEIVPGITSGIAAPTYFGIPLTHRDAASSVTFVTGHERVDKEKKTVNWRDLAKSSDSLVIFMGIKNIEFIVEELILGGLDKSTKCAVIQEATLKNQKCLIEKLDNLPDKIKDKEFLAPSIIIIGKIVEFKVNNNITKVSDVYLPDINKVQLYNKSQK; encoded by the coding sequence GTGCCCGGCATTGTTTATTTAGTTGGAGCAGGTCCTGGTGACCCTGAGCTTCTAACTCTAAAAGCTTTACGCCTAATCAAAAATTGTGACGCATTAGTACATGATGCTCTGATCCCGGATGAAATAACAAAAGAGGCAGGAAAACATACAGAAATTTTCCATGTAGGTAAAAGAGCTGGAAAGTGTTCTGTACCTCAGAATGAAACTAATGCTCTTATTTTGAAATTGGCAAAAGAAGGCAAAAATGTTGTAAGGCTTAAAGGGGGAGACCCATTCGTTTTTTCTAGAGGTGGTGAAGAGGTATCGATTTTAGAAAAAAATGGAATTTCAGTTGAAATAGTTCCTGGTATTACTTCTGGAATAGCTGCCCCTACATATTTTGGTATTCCACTAACCCATAGAGATGCTGCGAGTTCCGTAACTTTCGTCACTGGACATGAGCGTGTAGATAAGGAAAAAAAGACAGTGAATTGGAGAGATTTAGCTAAATCATCAGATAGCTTAGTAATTTTTATGGGTATAAAAAATATTGAATTTATTGTGGAAGAATTAATTCTAGGTGGTTTAGATAAGAGTACTAAATGCGCTGTTATTCAAGAAGCTACTTTAAAAAATCAAAAATGTTTGATAGAGAAATTAGATAATCTTCCAGATAAAATCAAAGATAAAGAGTTTTTAGCTCCATCAATTATCATTATTGGAAAAATTGTTGAATTTAAGGTTAATAACAATATAACTAAAGTATCTGATGTCTATTTACCAGATATTAATAAAGTTCAACTATATAATAAATCCCAAAAGTAA
- a CDS encoding 3-deoxy-7-phosphoheptulonate synthase: MTTSSNNSALEKTSDLHVLETRPLIPPSRLHNDIPLDHDSANTVSKTRRSIQNILHHNDQKLLVIVGPCSIHDLEAAKEYSKYIQKFREMYNDKLEIIMRVYFEKPRTTIGWKGLINDPHLDDSYDINTGLRRARSLLSYLATRGIPSATELLDPIVPQYIADLISWTAIGARTTESQTHREMASGLSMPIGFKNGTDGSFTTAINAMQSASKSHHFLGVNENGMASIVNTTGNPDGHIVLRGGSKGPNFESDHVQRISAELRQCNLPHKVMIDCSHGNSNKDFRKQSEVLKNVASQISNGEKNILGVMLESHLKEGNQKLLKKEDLQFGRSITDACIDIETTKELIAILYHSLS; the protein is encoded by the coding sequence ATGACGACATCATCAAATAATTCAGCTTTAGAAAAGACATCAGATTTACATGTTCTTGAAACACGTCCATTAATACCTCCAAGCAGATTACATAATGATATACCTTTAGATCACGACTCTGCTAATACAGTATCTAAAACAAGAAGATCGATACAAAATATTTTGCATCATAATGATCAGAAGCTTTTAGTCATTGTGGGTCCATGTTCAATTCATGATCTTGAGGCGGCAAAGGAATATTCAAAATATATTCAAAAATTCCGAGAAATGTATAACGATAAATTAGAAATAATTATGAGAGTATATTTTGAAAAACCAAGAACAACTATTGGTTGGAAGGGATTGATAAATGATCCTCATCTAGATGATTCTTATGATATTAATACTGGTTTAAGAAGGGCAAGAAGTTTGCTTTCATATTTAGCAACTCGAGGCATACCCTCTGCTACAGAATTACTAGATCCAATTGTTCCTCAATACATTGCCGATTTAATAAGTTGGACAGCCATAGGTGCGCGGACCACAGAAAGTCAAACTCATAGAGAAATGGCATCAGGATTATCAATGCCTATAGGCTTTAAAAATGGAACGGATGGTTCTTTTACTACTGCAATTAATGCAATGCAGTCAGCTTCAAAATCCCATCACTTCTTAGGTGTAAATGAAAATGGAATGGCTTCTATAGTTAATACTACAGGAAATCCAGATGGACATATAGTTTTAAGGGGCGGTTCAAAAGGCCCAAATTTTGAAAGTGATCATGTACAAAGAATTTCAGCAGAATTGAGGCAGTGTAATCTTCCCCATAAAGTGATGATTGATTGTAGTCATGGAAATTCCAATAAAGATTTCCGAAAACAGTCAGAAGTGCTAAAAAATGTAGCTTCTCAAATTAGTAATGGTGAAAAAAATATTTTAGGAGTTATGCTTGAAAGTCATTTGAAGGAAGGAAATCAAAAACTTTTAAAAAAAGAAGATCTCCAGTTTGGCAGAAGCATTACAGATGCATGTATAGATATAGAAACAACAAAAGAATTAATCGCTATTTTATACCATTCACTTAGCTAG
- a CDS encoding MFS transporter, with protein sequence MKESLLKPNKKFTLLSAFITLLNDRLSESILLPILPSFVLLFDSKASTYGLLSCTYQLAQFTASPFIGLMSDRYGRRPVTLFCIIGSVIGISILSFTVLFNWSNSIASIPLFLLFLARLIDGLSGGTAATATTILADISSPEKRAKTFGLIGVAFGLSFFLGNIFVVIFAKNTNNNFIIPVLIASIIPIINFLLVFFYLPETKPNSDSNKSKPFIKNPLKNLFTVFKEEKIKKLSLAFFIYFIAFTGLTNILIFFLQESLNWTTKASSGTLVVVGIIAIIVQGGLIGPLVKQFGEMRLTLIGSGFILVACSLLITAPKENATINIYSAVSFLAVGAGLITPTLRALISKKLDTDKQGSILSNLQGLQSLGGVLGIAMAGRVYDSFGPKSPFIAGSVILLFMIYLIAEGKSNNSFNNQKSKVLK encoded by the coding sequence GTGAAAGAAAGTTTATTAAAACCAAATAAAAAATTTACTCTCCTTAGTGCCTTTATCACTCTTCTAAATGATCGTTTAAGTGAAAGCATACTACTACCTATATTACCCTCCTTTGTTTTACTTTTTGATTCTAAAGCAAGTACATATGGTTTATTATCATGCACTTACCAATTAGCTCAATTTACAGCTTCTCCTTTTATAGGACTTATGAGCGATAGATATGGAAGAAGACCTGTCACTCTTTTTTGTATTATTGGTTCAGTCATAGGAATATCAATATTATCTTTTACAGTTCTATTTAATTGGTCAAATTCAATAGCCTCTATCCCTTTATTTTTATTATTTTTAGCAAGACTAATTGACGGTTTAAGTGGGGGAACTGCAGCTACTGCAACAACAATTCTTGCAGATATTTCAAGCCCTGAAAAAAGAGCAAAAACATTTGGACTTATTGGTGTAGCTTTTGGTTTAAGTTTTTTCTTAGGTAATATTTTTGTTGTTATTTTTGCCAAAAATACAAATAATAATTTTATTATTCCAGTTTTGATAGCCTCAATCATTCCAATAATAAATTTCCTCCTTGTATTTTTTTACTTACCGGAAACCAAGCCTAATAGTGACTCAAATAAATCAAAACCTTTTATAAAAAACCCTTTAAAAAACCTATTTACAGTTTTCAAAGAAGAAAAGATTAAAAAATTATCATTAGCTTTTTTTATTTACTTTATTGCTTTTACTGGATTGACCAATATACTTATATTCTTCCTTCAAGAATCTTTAAACTGGACGACAAAAGCATCAAGTGGAACTCTTGTTGTAGTAGGAATAATTGCAATTATCGTTCAGGGAGGACTAATTGGGCCTCTTGTAAAACAATTTGGAGAAATGCGATTAACACTTATCGGATCAGGCTTTATTCTTGTTGCATGTTCTCTTTTAATAACTGCTCCAAAAGAAAATGCGACAATTAATATTTATTCAGCTGTATCATTTTTAGCCGTTGGGGCAGGATTAATTACGCCCACCTTAAGAGCACTAATATCAAAGAAATTAGACACTGATAAACAAGGATCAATTTTAAGTAATCTTCAAGGTCTACAGAGTCTTGGGGGGGTTTTAGGAATTGCAATGGCAGGAAGGGTTTATGATAGTTTTGGTCCTAAATCTCCTTTTATAGCTGGTTCCGTTATCTTGCTTTTCATGATATACCTTATTGCAGAGGGTAAAAGTAATAATTCTTTTAATAATCAAAAATCAAAAGTATTGAAATGA
- the ppk1 gene encoding polyphosphate kinase 1: MKRQADVFINRELSWIEFNKRVLLTGMEKEYKILDKVKFCSIFSNNLDEFFMVRVASLKAQVEAEITKKSIDGLTPKEQLKKINNEIKKLTILQENYVNNELKNELKEKGVILKKYKDLSDNQRNWCNNFFTTSIFPLLTPLVVDPAHPFPFISNLSLNLAALIKDEENSKNQFVRVKIPTKNIPRFIRIPNEITQLSDESSHYFISVEDLIGNNINTLFNGMECINYSFFRVTRDADLELKELEADDLLLAVEQSLQKRRLGGDVVRLEVESDMPENILKLLIESIAIQKEYIYFCKSLLGLDDLNQLTKIDRDDLKENLLIGKTHPELKHLDLPSNKNPNSIFKILRKKNILLHHPYDLFKTSVEEFINRAADDPLVMAIKITLYRVSQDSPIIAALMRAAENGKEVMTLVELKARFDEDNNIQWAKQLEQAGIHVVYGIIGFKTHTKIALTVRKEKGRLRNYFHIGTGNYNSNTSKFYTDLGLLSTDPDIASDLLELFNYLSGFSKQKSYQKLLVSPSSMREKFIFLIKREIKNAEEGKKAEIIAKMNSLVDPEIIKLLYLASDSGVKISLIIRGICCLYPQRKNLSENIKVISIIGHFLEHSRIFWFCNNGDNEVFIGSADWMRRNLDRRIEAVTPIEDYELKSKIYTLLQTYIKDNYFSWIMKDDGSYSKYELDSSHNRSQIDLIEK, encoded by the coding sequence ATGAAACGCCAGGCTGATGTTTTTATTAATAGAGAATTAAGTTGGATTGAATTTAATAAAAGAGTTCTCCTTACTGGAATGGAAAAGGAGTACAAAATCCTAGACAAAGTAAAATTTTGTTCAATTTTTAGTAATAACCTAGATGAATTTTTTATGGTAAGAGTAGCTTCATTAAAGGCTCAAGTTGAAGCAGAAATTACTAAAAAAAGTATTGACGGACTTACCCCTAAAGAGCAATTAAAAAAAATCAATAATGAAATAAAGAAGTTAACTATTCTCCAAGAAAACTATGTAAATAATGAATTAAAAAATGAATTAAAAGAAAAAGGTGTAATTTTAAAAAAATATAAGGACCTAAGTGATAATCAAAGAAATTGGTGTAATAACTTCTTTACAACATCTATTTTCCCTTTATTAACTCCATTAGTTGTTGATCCGGCACATCCATTTCCTTTTATAAGTAATTTAAGTCTAAATTTAGCAGCTTTAATAAAGGATGAGGAGAATTCTAAAAATCAGTTTGTCAGAGTAAAAATACCAACAAAAAATATACCCCGATTTATAAGAATTCCCAATGAAATTACTCAACTTAGTGATGAAAGTTCTCACTATTTCATAAGTGTTGAAGATTTAATTGGGAATAATATAAATACTTTATTTAACGGAATGGAATGTATAAATTACTCTTTTTTTAGAGTGACAAGAGATGCAGATTTAGAATTAAAAGAACTTGAAGCTGATGATCTACTTTTAGCTGTTGAACAAAGTTTGCAAAAAAGAAGATTAGGTGGAGACGTAGTTAGATTAGAAGTGGAGTCAGATATGCCAGAAAATATTCTAAAGTTACTTATTGAAAGTATCGCAATACAGAAAGAATATATATACTTTTGCAAAAGTTTATTAGGCCTAGACGATTTAAATCAGCTTACAAAAATTGATAGAGATGATTTAAAAGAAAATCTACTAATTGGAAAAACTCACCCAGAATTAAAACATTTAGATTTGCCTTCAAACAAAAACCCTAATTCTATTTTCAAGATACTTAGGAAAAAAAATATTCTGCTTCATCATCCCTATGACCTATTTAAAACTTCAGTTGAAGAATTTATAAACAGAGCAGCTGATGATCCACTTGTAATGGCTATAAAAATTACTTTATATCGAGTTTCCCAAGATTCCCCTATAATTGCAGCTTTAATGAGAGCTGCAGAGAATGGTAAAGAAGTAATGACTCTTGTTGAACTAAAAGCAAGATTTGATGAAGATAATAATATTCAATGGGCCAAACAACTTGAACAAGCTGGCATTCATGTTGTATATGGAATCATCGGATTTAAAACACATACAAAAATTGCCTTAACAGTAAGAAAAGAGAAAGGACGATTAAGGAATTATTTCCATATTGGAACAGGAAATTATAACTCTAATACTTCAAAGTTTTATACAGATTTAGGATTACTTTCAACGGATCCTGATATTGCATCTGATTTACTTGAGTTATTTAACTACTTATCTGGTTTCTCTAAACAAAAAAGTTATCAAAAGTTATTAGTTTCTCCCTCATCGATGCGAGAGAAATTTATATTTCTGATAAAGAGAGAAATTAAAAATGCAGAAGAAGGCAAAAAAGCCGAAATAATCGCAAAAATGAATTCTTTAGTAGACCCAGAAATAATTAAACTGCTTTATTTAGCTTCAGACTCAGGTGTAAAAATTAGCCTCATCATAAGAGGTATTTGTTGCCTATATCCCCAAAGAAAAAATTTAAGTGAAAATATTAAAGTTATAAGCATTATTGGCCATTTTCTTGAACACTCAAGAATTTTTTGGTTTTGTAATAACGGGGATAATGAGGTTTTTATAGGGAGTGCAGATTGGATGAGAAGAAATCTTGATAGAAGAATAGAAGCTGTTACTCCTATAGAGGATTATGAATTGAAATCTAAAATATACACGCTTTTGCAAACTTACATTAAAGATAATTACTTTTCTTGGATAATGAAAGATGATGGTTCATATTCGAAATATGAATTAGATTCATCGCATAATCGTTCGCAAATTGACCTCATAGAAAAATAA
- a CDS encoding RpoD/SigA family RNA polymerase sigma factor, producing the protein MGIPLESAKSSSNNFDEPRLPNTAGKSRKSKSSLTAKQSQKKSGRLASDSIGYYLSSIGRVPLLTPAEEIELAHHVQNMKKLLQIPETDRTQRNLYQIKIGKRARDRMMAANLRLVVSVAKKYQNQGLELLDLVQEGAIGLERAVDKFDPAMGYKFSTYAYWWIRQGMTRAIDNSARTIRLPIHISEKLSKMRRVSRELSHKFGRQPTRLEMATEMGIDQKDLEDLISQSAPCASLDAHARGEEDRSTLGELIPDPNCEEPMEGMDRTIQKEHLGTWLSQLNEREQKIMKLRFGLDGEEPLTLAEIGRQINVSRERVRQLEAKAILKLRVMTTHQKAA; encoded by the coding sequence ATGGGGATCCCTCTGGAATCTGCGAAAAGCTCTTCAAATAATTTTGATGAGCCAAGATTACCAAACACTGCGGGCAAATCTCGCAAATCGAAATCCAGTCTTACGGCAAAACAAAGCCAAAAAAAATCTGGCAGACTCGCTTCAGATTCTATTGGCTATTACTTAAGTAGCATTGGAAGAGTACCTCTTTTGACTCCAGCAGAGGAAATAGAGTTAGCTCATCATGTTCAGAACATGAAAAAGTTGCTACAAATTCCTGAAACTGATAGAACCCAACGAAATCTTTATCAAATTAAGATTGGCAAAAGAGCAAGAGATAGAATGATGGCAGCTAATCTAAGGCTCGTTGTCTCAGTTGCAAAAAAATACCAAAACCAAGGGCTTGAATTATTAGATCTTGTCCAGGAAGGAGCTATTGGACTTGAAAGAGCCGTAGATAAATTTGATCCTGCTATGGGATATAAATTCTCAACTTATGCTTACTGGTGGATTAGACAAGGAATGACGAGGGCAATTGATAACAGTGCTAGAACCATTCGTTTGCCTATTCACATAAGTGAAAAACTATCCAAAATGAGAAGAGTCTCCAGAGAATTATCACACAAATTTGGCAGACAACCTACAAGATTGGAAATGGCAACTGAGATGGGAATTGATCAAAAAGATTTAGAAGATTTAATTTCTCAAAGTGCTCCTTGCGCCTCCCTAGATGCACATGCAAGAGGGGAAGAAGACAGAAGTACACTTGGTGAACTCATACCCGATCCAAACTGTGAAGAGCCTATGGAAGGTATGGATAGAACTATTCAAAAAGAGCATTTAGGAACTTGGCTTTCTCAATTAAATGAAAGAGAGCAAAAAATCATGAAGCTCAGATTTGGGCTAGATGGTGAAGAACCATTAACACTCGCAGAAATAGGAAGACAAATTAATGTTTCGCGAGAAAGAGTAAGGCAACTAGAAGCTAAAGCAATATTAAAGCTTCGAGTAATGACAACTCATCAAAAAGCAGCTTAA
- a CDS encoding aminotransferase class IV, producing MIETLGWHKDQWLDIDRIFIAANNRGLKFADGIFETILIKENKPILFDEHLKRLEKSSKILNINLKINKLILKQLIQDGIKKLSLKNDQFAAVRINYSRGTNEGRKLTIDSTSETKDLDNLWLEFYRIKPNFNPISVCISQTEKINEFSLISKCKTFSYNQAIQVLTEANEKSFDDSILLNTSGELCCGSTFNLLIKRNNQWITPRKESGCLEGIMVSEALKLKIVKEELIPPEFQNDDIIIAINSLSCRQINQINDLKLKPKFDPIYFWDLLYS from the coding sequence ATGATTGAAACATTAGGCTGGCATAAGGATCAATGGTTGGATATTGATAGAATATTTATTGCTGCTAATAATAGAGGATTAAAATTCGCTGATGGTATATTTGAAACCATTTTGATCAAAGAAAACAAACCTATTCTTTTTGATGAACATCTGAAAAGATTAGAAAAAAGTAGCAAGATTTTAAATATTAATCTCAAAATAAATAAATTAATTTTGAAACAACTTATTCAAGATGGAATTAAAAAGTTATCGCTTAAAAATGATCAATTTGCTGCAGTAAGAATAAACTATAGTCGAGGAACTAATGAAGGTCGAAAACTAACAATTGATAGCACTTCAGAAACAAAAGATTTGGATAATTTATGGCTTGAGTTCTATAGAATCAAACCAAATTTTAATCCGATAAGCGTGTGCATTAGTCAAACGGAAAAAATAAATGAATTCAGTCTTATAAGTAAATGCAAAACATTTTCATATAATCAGGCAATACAAGTTTTGACAGAAGCTAATGAAAAATCATTTGATGATTCTATCCTTTTGAATACGTCAGGTGAACTTTGTTGTGGAAGTACATTTAATCTTCTAATTAAAAGAAATAATCAATGGATAACTCCTAGAAAAGAGAGCGGCTGTTTAGAGGGGATTATGGTTTCTGAAGCTTTAAAATTGAAAATTGTAAAAGAAGAATTAATTCCTCCAGAATTTCAAAATGATGACATAATAATTGCAATTAATAGCTTATCTTGCAGACAAATTAATCAAATTAATGATTTAAAGCTTAAACCTAAATTCGATCCAATTTACTTTTGGGATTTATTATATAGTTGA
- the acnB gene encoding bifunctional aconitate hydratase 2/2-methylisocitrate dehydratase: MKNLETLLKDYADHVAERAAKGIPPLPLNAEQTNCITKLLEQDSTYDSSYLLDLLINRVPPGVDEAAYVKASWLTAIVNSEKYCKSINPEKAIEILGTMIGGYNVNSLVAILKGENSLLAKKAAEVLKNIILVYDSANEIYELSQSNIYAKEVVNSWANAEWFINKKVLEKEITCLVFKVDGETNTDDLSPAVHATTRPDIPMHALAMLEFKKPDGLKILDNLKKQNLPIAYVGDVVGTGSSRKSAINSLIWHIGEDIAFVPNKKTGGIIIGSKIAPIFFNTAQDSGALPIEADVSQMKTGDVIKIYPYKGIIKKIEKDSNTEELISKFELYPSTLTDEIQAGGRINLMIGRSLTDKIRNKLDYQPSEIFTRPQNPTESNAGFTQAQKIVGKACGLEGVRPGMTCEPIMTTVGSQDTTGPMTRDELKELACLGFTADLVMQSFCHTAAYPKPVDLVTHKELPDFISQRGGVALKPGDGIIHSWLNRMLLPDTVGTGGDSHTRFPLGISFPGGSGIVAFAAAIGSMPLNMPESVLVKFKGELLPGVTLRDLVNAIPLFAIKKGLLTVEKANKKNIFNGKIMEIEGLPNLKLEQAFELTDATAERSCAGSTILLSQETVQEYLKSNICLLEKMIESNYEDSKSISRRINDMKNWLKKPSLIKPDSNAQYEEIIEIDLAKVTQPIVACPNDPDNVKEITDVANTNIDEVFIGSCMTNIGHYRAAAKVLEGVQNLKAKLWICPPTKMDEETLKAEGYYKIFEDCGARLELPGCSLCMGNQARVDEGSVVFSTSTRNFDNRLGKNAQVFLGSAELAAVCALLGKIPEVEEYQDITKNKINPYSDELYRYLQFDEIHDFSLTK; encoded by the coding sequence ATGAAGAATTTGGAAACATTGCTAAAAGATTATGCAGATCATGTAGCTGAAAGAGCTGCCAAAGGTATACCACCTTTACCTTTAAATGCTGAACAAACAAATTGTATTACAAAATTATTAGAACAAGATAGTACTTACGATTCATCTTATTTACTTGATTTACTAATAAATAGAGTACCCCCAGGAGTTGATGAGGCTGCTTACGTAAAAGCAAGCTGGCTTACGGCTATTGTTAATTCCGAAAAATATTGCAAATCAATTAATCCCGAAAAAGCAATTGAAATACTTGGAACAATGATAGGCGGATACAATGTAAATTCTTTGGTTGCAATCCTTAAAGGAGAAAATAGTTTACTCGCAAAAAAAGCAGCAGAAGTTTTAAAAAATATTATTCTTGTTTACGACTCGGCTAATGAAATTTATGAATTATCTCAAAGTAATATTTATGCAAAAGAAGTTGTAAATAGTTGGGCAAATGCAGAATGGTTCATAAATAAAAAAGTTCTGGAGAAAGAGATTACTTGTTTAGTATTTAAAGTTGACGGTGAGACAAACACAGACGACTTATCTCCAGCTGTACATGCAACAACACGCCCGGATATTCCAATGCATGCATTAGCTATGTTGGAATTTAAAAAACCTGATGGACTAAAGATTCTTGATAATTTAAAAAAACAAAATTTACCAATAGCTTATGTTGGAGATGTTGTTGGAACAGGGAGTTCTAGAAAATCTGCTATTAATTCACTCATTTGGCATATAGGAGAAGATATCGCTTTTGTTCCCAACAAAAAAACAGGTGGAATAATAATTGGCAGCAAAATAGCCCCAATTTTCTTCAATACTGCACAAGATTCAGGAGCTTTACCTATAGAAGCTGATGTATCTCAAATGAAAACAGGAGATGTTATTAAAATATATCCTTATAAAGGCATTATTAAAAAAATTGAAAAAGATTCAAATACTGAAGAATTAATAAGCAAATTCGAGTTGTATCCATCAACTCTTACTGATGAAATTCAAGCTGGAGGAAGAATAAATCTTATGATTGGAAGATCTCTTACGGACAAAATTAGAAACAAATTAGATTATCAACCAAGTGAAATATTTACTAGACCACAAAATCCAACCGAAAGTAATGCCGGCTTTACTCAAGCTCAAAAAATAGTGGGCAAAGCATGCGGTTTAGAGGGAGTAAGGCCAGGAATGACCTGTGAGCCAATTATGACCACAGTTGGTAGTCAAGATACTACTGGGCCAATGACTAGAGATGAACTAAAAGAACTAGCTTGTTTAGGATTTACTGCAGATTTAGTGATGCAAAGTTTTTGTCATACAGCTGCGTATCCTAAACCAGTAGATCTAGTTACCCATAAAGAATTACCTGATTTTATATCTCAAAGAGGTGGAGTAGCTCTTAAGCCTGGAGACGGCATAATTCATAGCTGGCTTAATAGAATGCTTCTCCCAGATACTGTTGGCACTGGCGGAGATAGTCATACTAGATTCCCTCTTGGCATTTCATTTCCTGGAGGCTCGGGCATTGTTGCCTTTGCCGCTGCAATAGGATCAATGCCATTAAATATGCCAGAATCTGTGCTGGTTAAATTTAAGGGAGAATTATTACCAGGAGTCACTCTTAGAGATTTAGTAAATGCAATCCCTCTCTTCGCAATTAAAAAAGGACTCTTAACTGTTGAGAAAGCAAATAAGAAAAATATATTCAACGGGAAAATTATGGAAATTGAAGGATTACCAAACCTAAAACTTGAACAGGCTTTTGAACTTACTGATGCTACTGCAGAACGCTCATGCGCTGGTAGCACAATACTTTTATCCCAAGAAACTGTTCAAGAATATTTAAAAAGCAATATTTGCCTGCTAGAAAAAATGATCGAGAGTAATTATGAAGATTCAAAATCGATTTCAAGAAGAATAAATGATATGAAAAATTGGTTAAAAAAACCATCATTAATTAAACCAGATTCAAACGCTCAGTATGAAGAAATCATTGAAATTGATTTAGCAAAAGTAACACAACCTATAGTTGCTTGCCCTAATGATCCAGATAATGTAAAAGAAATCACTGATGTTGCAAATACAAATATTGACGAGGTTTTTATAGGTTCTTGTATGACAAATATTGGTCATTACAGAGCAGCTGCAAAAGTTCTTGAAGGAGTACAAAATTTAAAAGCTAAATTATGGATTTGTCCACCAACAAAGATGGATGAAGAAACTCTAAAAGCTGAAGGTTACTATAAAATTTTTGAAGATTGTGGTGCAAGGTTAGAGTTACCGGGCTGTTCTTTATGTATGGGAAATCAAGCCAGAGTAGATGAAGGTTCCGTAGTATTTTCTACTAGTACAAGAAATTTTGACAATAGACTTGGCAAGAATGCACAAGTCTTTTTAGGCAGCGCTGAATTAGCAGCAGTTTGCGCACTGCTTGGCAAAATACCTGAAGTTGAGGAATATCAGGATATTACTAAAAATAAAATTAATCCATATTCAGATGAACTTTATCGCTATCTTCAATTTGATGAAATACACGATTTCAGCTTGACAAAGTAA